In the genome of Drosophila yakuba strain Tai18E2 chromosome 3R, Prin_Dyak_Tai18E2_2.1, whole genome shotgun sequence, one region contains:
- the LOC6535721 gene encoding luciferin 4-monooxygenase — MLDLNGNPATRFDPDQKVWSGCSLQSFYNEDLTVGQIIFRQLQRQPQRIFQISHTDNSRLTRYQMLQNATKIGCYLRDKCFKKETDLVGLMARNSTHVAAVAYGCLFNGTPFHAVNPSLEHNTIASLYKITRPRILCCDVADYEKIKDIGASLEALIITVNGKLPGVMSVADLLQTPLPDDYEPAQFQRGVDRTMAILCSSGTTGTPKAVTLSNSRKLFEMHSYLGPDDVQYAPSTLDWLTGLITLVTAAVFGTVRLISSEIFSTAHFLDLCEQHEVSWTIMANSHVAMLANCPKTNAQKLRSLRHLLFAGGHCLVTTLKKMQSFLHGSGILRNAYGLTEVGTLISYNYDTQSKPASVGRLLANIRVKVVDSSGQLQGPKGLGEILCHNGQLWSGYVGNSQATAEMRDSAGWYHTGDVGYFDEDNYLHIVERKKDMLKYLGMMYYPHEVEEVIAQMPDVAEVCVFGIFREMEGDAAAASVVLRSGSKLEPRHVEQYVRKNISVQFKHLHGGVQFVPQLAKSANGKVNRQAVKAAYLKDATQSKDQFTITTNN; from the exons ATGTTGGACCTCAATGGCAATCCCGCAACCAGATTTGATCCCGATCAAAAGGTCTGGAGTGGCTGCAGCCTGCAGAGTTTCTACAACGAGGATCTGACCGTGGGCCAGATCATCTTccggcagctgcagcggcaacCCCAAAGGATATTCCAGATTTCTCACACGGATAATTCCCGGCTAACGCGCTACCAGATGCTTCAAAATGCCACCAAGATTGGTTGCTACCTTCGGGATAAGTGTTTCAAGAAGGAGACGGACTTGGTGGGACTCATGGCACGCAACTCCACGCATGTGGCTGCCGTGGCCTACGGCTGTTTGTTCAACGGAACTCCGTTTCACGCCGTTAACCCCAGTCTGGAGCACAATACAATCGCCAGTCTCTACAAGATCACCAGGCCACGCATCCTGTGCTGTGACGTTGCAGACTACGAAAAGATTAAGGACATAGGAGCCTCGCTGGAAGCTCTGATCATCACTGTTAACGGAAAGCTGCCGGGTGTAATGAGCGTTGCGGATCTGCTGCAGACTCCCCTTCCCGATGACTATGAGCCCGCCCAGTTCCAGCGAGGTGTCGATCGCACCATGGCCATCCTCTGCTCCTCGGGCACCACAGGAACTCCCAAGGCGGTTACCCTCTCGAACAGCCGCAAGCTATTCGAAATGCACAG CTATCTGGGACCCGATGATGTTCAATATGCTCCGAGCACTTTGGATTGGCTAACAGGACTCATTACCCTGGTCACAGCTGCAGTATTTGGCACAGTTCGCCTGATTTCCAGTGAAATTTTCAGTACCGCACACTTCCTGGACCTTTGTGAGCAGCACGAAGTCTCTTGGACCATCATGGCCAACTCCCATGTGGCCATGCTGGCCAATTGTCCAAAAACCAATGCTCAAAAACTGAGAAGTCTCAGACATCTGCTCTTTGCCGGAGGTCATTGTTTGGTGACGACTTTAAAGAAGATGCAGTCCTTCCTACACGGATCGGGCATTCTACGAAATGCCTATGGCTTGACCGAGGTGGGAACACTAATATCCTATAACTACGACACCCAATCCAAGCCCGCATCTGTGGGTCGCCTATTGGCAAACATTCGAGTGAAAGTGGTTGACTCGTCGGGACAGTTGCAAGGTCCGAAAGGATTGGGTGAGATTCTATGCCACAACGGGCAACTCTGGAGCGGTTATGTGGGAAATTCTCAGGCCACCGCCGAGATGAGAGATTCAGCGGGGTGGTACCATACTGGAGATGTTGGATACTTCGATGAGGATAACTACCTGCACATCGTTGAGCGCAAAAAGGACATGCTGAAATACCTGGGCATGATGTACTATCCCCACGAAGTGGAGGAAGTGATCGCCCAGATGCCCGACGTTGCAGAGGTCTGTGTTTTCGGGATATTTCGGGAGATGGAGGGCGATGCCGCTGCTGCATCCGTGGTTCTGAGGTCCGGAAGCAAACTAGAACCTAGGCACGTGGAGCAGTATGTGCGGAAAAACATATCCGTGCAGTTCAAACATCTCCACGGCGGCGTCCAGTTCGTTCCACAGCTGGCGAAGAGCGCCAACGGAAAGGTCAATCGGCAGGCGGTAAAGGCAGCCTACTTGAAAGATGCGACCCAGTCCAAGGATCAATTTACAATCACAACCAACAATTAG
- the LOC6535722 gene encoding luciferin 4-monooxygenase: protein MPYRPASYYDADLKIWSGGQLEYYFDPHLSIGEIIFHEMQRHSQLIAQISATENTILTRAELQANSMHIASYMRSLGLLQSDIVGIIARNTTHISAVVYACFFNGIAFHSLNISYEQSTIEKLFSITKPQIIFCDGDEFEKVRSATAQLDVKIITMRNHPSGSIRIDQVLTTPIEKNFQPVRLEQGNDQTLAILCSSGTTGIPKAVTITNSRQILNSSHSLTTNDVQYSHSSLDWITGLLTTVTSGVFSTKRIIADNIFDPEFFMRLVEEHQITWIIQAPSHMAMMVNSPAFTTCDLSSLRYYLFGGSRASVETQHRIRSRLSKDCLHFAYGFTELGSMAALNFHFDEKPNSVGRLVAGVKLKVTCEKGESLGPDEVGELCLWNGQFWAGYYGNPEETHKMRDPQKWFHTGDLGYVDEDGFIYIVERKKDMLKYQNIMYYPNDIESVIAKMPDVAEVCVFGVWNEINGDEATAAVVKKRGSALTAQDIVNYVATQIDAKYKQLNGGAIIVDDLVRSPNGKTNRMANKAYFLEGKSSGK from the exons ATGCCGTACAGACCAGCAAGCTATTACGATGCCGACCTCAAGATTTGGAGCGGTGGGCAATTGGAATACTACTTTGACCCACATCTGTCCATCGGGGAGATAATATTCCACGAGATGCAGAGGCATTCACAGCTCATCGCTCAG ATCTCGGCTACGGAGAACACGATACTGACCAGGGCGGAACTCCAGGCCAACTCGATGCACATTGCCAGCTATATGCGATCTTTGGGCCTCCTTCAATCTGATATAGTGGGCATTATAGCGAGGAATACTACCCACATTTCAGCAGTGGTCTACGCATGCTTCTTCAACGGAATTGCATTTCACTCGCTTAACATCTCATATGAACAAAGTACAATCGAAAAGCTCTTTAGCATCACCAAgccacaaattattttttgtgatGGGGATGAGTTCGAAAAGGTCCGATCTGCCACGGCACAACTGGATGTAAAGATAATCACCATGCGTAATCATCCATCGGGATCTATACGGATCGATCAAGTCTTGACAACTCCCATTGAGAAAAACTTCCAGCCAGTACGACTGGAACAGGGCAACGATCAAACTCTGGCCATTCTCTGCTCCTCAGGCACAACGGGAATCCCAAAGGCTGTGACAATTACCAACAGTCGACAGATCCTTAACTCCAGCCA TTCCTTAACCACCAACGACGTTCAGTACAGCCACAGTTCTCTCGACTGGATCACGGGTCTGCTAACCACTGTAACATCCGGGGTCTTCAGCACCAAACGTATCATAGCAGATAATATCTTCGATCCGGAGTTTTTTATGCGACTCGTAGAAGAGCACCAGATCACGTGGATAATTCAGGCCCCATCCCACATGGCCATGATGGTCAACTCTCCCGCGTTCACCACATGCGACTTGTCGAGCTTGCGGTACTATCTCTTTGGGGGATCACGGGCTTCGGTAGAGACACAGCATCGGATCAGGAGTCGCCTGAGCAAGGACTGCCTACACTTTGCCTACGGCTTTACAGAACTGGGCAGCATGGCCGCCTTGAACTTTCACTTCGATGAGAAGCCGAACTCGGTGGGTCGTTTGGTGGCGGGAGTTAAGCTTAAAGTGACCTGTGAAAAGGGTGAATCCCTCGGTCCCGATGAGGTGGGTGAGCTGTGCCTCTGGAATGGTCAATTCTGGGCCGGATACTATGGCAATCCGGAGGAAACACACAAGATGAGAGACCCCCAGAAGTGGTTCCACACGGGGGACCTCGGCTACGTGGATGAAGATGGCTTCATATACATTGTGGAGCGCAAGAAGGACATGCTGAAGTATCAGAACATCATGTACTATCCCAACGATATCGAGAGCGTCATCGCAAAGATGCCAGACGTGGCCGAGGTCTGTGTGTTCGGGGTGTGGAATGAGATAAACGGGGATGAGGCCACCGCCGCCGTGGTCAAGAAGCGGGGGAGTGCTCTTACGGCCCAGGACATTGTAAACTATGTGGCCACTCAAATCGATGCTAAGTACAAGCAATTGAACGGTGGAGCCATCATTGTGGATGATCTGGTGCGCAGCCCCAATGGGAAAACCAACCGCATGGCGAACAAAGCATATTTCTTGGAGGGCAAAAGTTCTGGAAAATAA